The nucleotide sequence TACAACGATGTGGTGGTCGCGGCGCGGCGGGTGCGGCGGAAGCGGCTGGTGCGCTGGCTCCGGTTGGCCGGTAGCGCCGCGATGCCGGAGCGATTCGAGATGGACGACCGACCCCCGTCGAGGTGTGTGGTGGGCGCACTGGGGCGGGCGGATCCCGGCTAGGCTGGGCCGGTGGCTGCAGCGGTGGTGGATGCAGCTGGCCGCCCGCGATGCGGGCAGCGCCACGGCACGGTTCCGGCCAGGACAAGAACGTAGGCGACCCAGGGAGAGGCATGCGTACATCGGCGCGACTCGCCGGCTACTGGTACGCGACTGCGATCGTGCTCGCGGTGAGTGCCCTCCTGCGCGGCCTCACACCGCCGACGACCGTGCCGGTCTGGCTGCTGGCCGCCGAGCTCGGCGCGGCCGTGCTCACCGGCGTGGTGGCGTTCCTCGTCGCGCGCGGGTTCGCCGTCGGCCGCTGGCTGGCGGTCGCGCTCGGCGGGTTGGTCATCGTCGGCGCAGCCGGCCTGGCGGTCACCGGCACCGCGTACGAGCTCGCCGCGGTGATGGCGCTGGTCGCCACGGTGGCCACCGTCGGCTGGTCGGGCGAGGACGCCGGCAGCCAGCTGCCCGACGCCGCGGTGGCCGCGCCCGCACCGGCGACGCAGGCCGGACCGCACTGGCAACCGATGGGCCCGACACCGCGACCGGACGGCCCCGGCTGGCCCCCGCCGCCACCCGGTGCGACCAGCGGCCATTCGCAGCCGGGCCAGCCGTCGCCGGCCGGGTCAGGACAACCGTCGCAGCCGGGTCAGCCGTCGCCGGCCGGAGCGAGCGCCGGATGGTCGCAGGCCGGCGCCCAGGGATCACCCGGAATCGGCGGCGCACCGTCGCAGCCCGGGCAGCCGCATCCCGGCGCCTACGCCGGGCCCGGCCAGCCACCGTCGCCCGGGCGCGACAGCGGGTGGTCGCAGCCGGGGCGGCCACAAGGGCCCGGGGGCATGCCGCCTGGACAGCAGCACCCGGCGCGGCAGGGGCCGCCGGGGATGCCGCCACCTCCGGGGGCGCAGCCGCCGTACCAGTCGCAGCCCGGGATGCCACCGCCACCGCAGTACGGGCCGCAAGGCCACCCCGGGCCGCCGCCGGGCCCGCACGGCCCCGCAGGCCCACCGCCGGGGCAGGGACAGGGTCCGGCACCGCAGGCACCCCCGGGGCCGCCCGGTCAGCAGGGACCGCACGGACCGCCGGGGCAGCAGGGTCCGGGACCACAGGCACAACCGGGGCCGCCCGGTCAGCAGGGACCGCACGGACCGCCGGGGCAGCAGGGTCCGGGACCCCACGCGCCCCCGGGGCCGCCGGGACAGCAGGGGCCGGCACCGCACGGGCCCCAAGGACCGTCGCCCGGTTACCCGCAGTACTCCGGGCCTCCTGGGCCGGCGCCGCAGCAGGGCCAGCCGCCGTCCGGGGCGGGGCAGGGGCTGCCGGGGCCGCAGCCGCAGCAAGGGGCCGGGAGCCAGCCCGGCCAGCCGTACCCGACCGGGCATCCGACGCGCGCCGCGGGCGGGTTCCCCGGTGGCGGGTCCGACGCCGGGCGGGTGCCGGCGCTGTCCGACGACGACCGCGCCCCGCCGCCGGCGGAGCCGGGTCCCGCGGCAGCGTCCGGCGGCCATGCGTACCAGCCGCGCCGCCGGCGTTCACCGGCACCGGAGGCCGGTGACGACCAGCCGAGCGGCAGTGCGTACGGCGGCGGCGAGACCGAGCCGCCCGCGGACCCGGAGGTACAGTGGGCGCCGCGGAGGCGGCGACATGCGCGTCCGGAGACTGAGGAGGAGTGAGTGTCCGGCCACTCGAAGTGGGCGACCACCAAGCACAAGAAGGCGATCGTTGACGCCAAGCGCGGCAAGCTGTTCGCCAAGCTGATCAAGGACGTCGAGGTCGCGGCCCGTCTGGGCGGCGCCGACCCGGCAGGGAACCCGACGCTCTATGACGCCGTACAGAAGGCCAAGAAGAGCTCGGTGCCCAGCGACAACATCGATCGGGCGGTCAAGCGCGGTGCCGGCCTGGAGGCCGGCGGCGCCCAGTACGAGACGATCATGTACGAGGGCTACGCCGCCGCCGGGGTCGCCGTGCTGGTCGAGTGCCTCACCGACAACCGCAACCGCGCCGCGTCCGAGGTCCGTACCGCGATCACCCGCCAGGGCGGCTCGATGGCCGACCCCGGCTCCGTCTCGTACATGTTCAGCCGCAAGGGCGTCGTCGTGGTGCCGAAGGGCGAGCTGACCGAGGACGACGTGCTGATGGCCGTGCTCGACGCAGGCGCCGAGGAGGTCAACGACCTCGGCGAGGCGTTCGAGGTGCAGTGCGAGGCCGGCGACGTCGTCGCCGTCCGTACCGCCCTGCAGGACGCCGGCATCGACTACGACTCGGCGGAGGCCACGTTCGTGCCGAGCGTCACGGTCCCGCTGGACGAGGCGGCCGCGAAGCAGGTGTTCCGCCTCATCGAGGCCCTCGAGGACAGCGACGACGTACAGAACGTCTACGCGAACTTCGACGTCTCCGACGAGATCATGGAGAAGGTCGGCTAGCCGTCCGCAGGACGGAACCTCGCGACGTACCTGCGCTGCCACGGCGTCTCGACCGCGTGCGGCGCGTAGTGCGCACGGACGTACGCGACCGCCTCGTCGTTGGGTGTGCCGTCGAGCACCGCGAGACACGCCAGTGCCGTGCCCGTGCGGCCCTTACCGCCGCCGCAGGCGATCTCCACGCGGTCGGTGACCGCCCGCCGCCACACCTCGGTCAGCAGCTCGTCGGCGGCCTCGCGGTCCGTCGGCAGCCAGAAGTCCGGCCAGCGCAGCCAGCGACTGTCCCACGGCACCGGTGGTGGCCGGCGTCCGGTGAGGTAGACGCCGAAGGTCGGCAGTGGGCCGGCCGGCAGGGCGTGCCGCAGCCCGCGACCACGGACGAGCCGTCCACTCGGCAGGCGCAGGACGCCGGGGGCCGTCGGGTGCCAAGGGGTGACCACGCCGGGAGGGTAGCCGGCCGGCGCCGATTTCGCCGCGCGGCGGCCCGCCTCCCACGCTCCGCGCCCGCGGGCAGGTACGGTTTCGACCGAACAGATGTTCGGCTGGGAAAGGGATGTCCGTGCGCGTGTTGGGTGTCGACCCCGGGCTGACGCGGTGCGGTCTCGGCGTCGTGGAAGGTGCTCCCAGCCGGCGGCCGACGCTGCACGAGGTCGGCGTGGTGCGCACACCGCCGGACGCGGACCTCGGCGAGCGGCTGCTGGCCATCGAGGAAACGATCACCGACTGGCTGGACCGGCACGAGCCGTCCGCCGTCGCCGTGGAACGGGTGTTCAGCCAGCACAACGTACGTACGGTGATGGGTACGGCGCAGGCCGGCGCGGTCGCCGTGCTCTGCGCGTCGCGGCGCGGGCTGCCGGTGGCGTTCCACACACCGAGCGAGGTGAAGGCGGCGATCACCGGCAGCGGCCGCGCGGACAAGGCGCAGGTCGGCACCATGGTGGCCCGCCTGCTCGCACTGCCGGCCGCCCCGAAACCGGCCGACGCCGCGGACGCGGCCGCGCTGGCGATCTGCCACCTCTGGCGAGGTGCCGGCAAGGCGCGGATCGAGGCGGCGACCAAGGCAGCGATGCGGAGGGTGTCATGATCGCGTTCGTCTCCGGCCGCGTGGCCGGGCTGGCCCCGGACGCCGCCGTCGTGGACGTCGGCGGCGTGGGTCTGACCGTGCAGTGCACGCCGGGCACGCTCGCCGGCCTGCGCGCGGGGGAGTCCGCGCACCTGGCCACGGCCATCGTGGTGCGCGAGGACTCGTTCACGCTCTACGGCTTCGCGGACGACGACGAGCGGCAGGTGTTCGAGATCCTGCAGACGGCCAGCGGGGTGGGACCGCGGCTGGCGCAGGCAATGCTCGCCGTGTACACGCCGGACGAGCTGCGCCGCGCCGTGGCCGCGGAGGACATCGCGACGCTCACCCGGGTGCCCGGCATCGGCCGCAAGGGCGCCCAGCGGATCGTGTTGGAATTGCGGGAACGGCTCGGCGCGCCCGTCGGCGGCACCACCACCGCACAGCCGGCCGGCGGCGAGCAGTGGCGCGAGCAGGTGGCGTCCGGCCTCGCCGGGCTTGGCTGGGGTCAGCGCGAGGTCGAGGAGGC is from Streptosporangiales bacterium and encodes:
- the ruvA gene encoding Holliday junction branch migration protein RuvA, with the protein product MIAFVSGRVAGLAPDAAVVDVGGVGLTVQCTPGTLAGLRAGESAHLATAIVVREDSFTLYGFADDDERQVFEILQTASGVGPRLAQAMLAVYTPDELRRAVAAEDIATLTRVPGIGRKGAQRIVLELRERLGAPVGGTTTAQPAGGEQWREQVASGLAGLGWGQREVEEALAAVAPEAEEAVAAGRQPNVAELLKTALRSLNKR
- a CDS encoding YebC/PmpR family DNA-binding transcriptional regulator, with product MSGHSKWATTKHKKAIVDAKRGKLFAKLIKDVEVAARLGGADPAGNPTLYDAVQKAKKSSVPSDNIDRAVKRGAGLEAGGAQYETIMYEGYAAAGVAVLVECLTDNRNRAASEVRTAITRQGGSMADPGSVSYMFSRKGVVVVPKGELTEDDVLMAVLDAGAEEVNDLGEAFEVQCEAGDVVAVRTALQDAGIDYDSAEATFVPSVTVPLDEAAAKQVFRLIEALEDSDDVQNVYANFDVSDEIMEKVG
- the ruvC gene encoding crossover junction endodeoxyribonuclease RuvC, which gives rise to MRVLGVDPGLTRCGLGVVEGAPSRRPTLHEVGVVRTPPDADLGERLLAIEETITDWLDRHEPSAVAVERVFSQHNVRTVMGTAQAGAVAVLCASRRGLPVAFHTPSEVKAAITGSGRADKAQVGTMVARLLALPAAPKPADAADAAALAICHLWRGAGKARIEAATKAAMRRVS
- a CDS encoding protein phosphatase — translated: MVTPWHPTAPGVLRLPSGRLVRGRGLRHALPAGPLPTFGVYLTGRRPPPVPWDSRWLRWPDFWLPTDREAADELLTEVWRRAVTDRVEIACGGGKGRTGTALACLAVLDGTPNDEAVAYVRAHYAPHAVETPWQRRYVARFRPADG